From a single Brassica oleracea var. oleracea cultivar TO1000 chromosome C5, BOL, whole genome shotgun sequence genomic region:
- the LOC106292848 gene encoding sugar transporter ERD6-like 3 → MTMSENQRNLEAGLLLNKNRNDINECRITVAVLFSTFVAVCGSFCFGCAAGYSSMAQTGIINDLGLSVAQYSMFGSSMTFGGMFGAIFSGKVADLIGRKGTMWFGQVFCIAGWLAIAFAQNTIWLDAGRFSTGFAVGLFSYVIPVYIAEITPKHVRGAFVFANQLMQSCGCSLFYVIGNFIHWRNLALIGLIPCILQVVTLFFIPESPRLLGKWGREKECRASLQLLRGDDADVSEEANTIKETMALFDQGPKSKIMDLFQRRYAPSLVIGVGLMLLQQLSGSSGIMFYVGSVFDKGGFPKSIGSMILAVIMIPKSILGVILVEKMGRRPLLLASTTGMCLFSLFLAFSFSFRSYGMLDELTPIFTCIGVVGFLSSFAIGMGGLPWIIMSEIFPMNVKVSAGTLVTLANWSFSWIVAFAYNFMIEWNASGTFLIFFSICAAGIAFIYAMVPETKGRTLEDIQASLTDFVQ, encoded by the exons ATGACTATGTCGGAGAACCAAAGAAATCTTGAAGCTGGGTTGTTACTGAACAAGAACCGAAACGACATCAACGAGTGTCGTATCACTGTGGCTGTACTCTTCAGTACTTTCGTTGCTGTTTGTGGCTCTTTCTGCTTTGGTTGTGCG GCGGGTTATTCATCAATGGCTCAAACTGGGATCATAAATGATTTAGGCCTCTCTGTTGCACAA TACTCGATGTTTGGGTCTAGCATGACTTTCGGAGGGATGTTTGGTGCCATATTCAGTGGGAAAGTGGCAGATCTCATCGGTAGAAAAGGG ACAATGTGGTTTGGTCAAGTTTTCTGCATCGCCGGTTGGCTTGCAATAGCATTTGCACAGAACACGATTTGGCTAGACGCTGGAAGATTTTCCACAGGATTTGCAGTTGGCTTATTCAGCTACGTG ATACCAGTTTATATCGCAGAAATAACACCAAAACATGTTCGAGGAGCATTTGTATTTGCTAATCAG CTGATGCAAAGTTGTGGGTGTTCATTATTCTATGTCATTGGAAACTTTATTCATTGGCGTAATTTAGCCTTAATCG GTCTGATTCCATGTATTTTGCAAGTTGTGACTTTGTTCTTCATTCCAGAGTCCCCTAGATTACTG GGAAAATGGGGACGTGAAAAAGAATGTAGAGCTTCATTGCAGCTTCTCCGTGGAGATGATGCTGATGTCTCTGAAGAAGCCAACACTATCAAA GAAACCATGGCGTTGTTTGATCAAGGACCAAAATCTAAAATTATGGATTTGTTCCAGAGGAGATATGCTCCATCTCTTGTT ATTGGTGTGGGGCTAATGCTTCTGCAACAGCTCTCTGGAAGCTCAGGAATTATGTTCTATGTCGGTAGCGTATTTGATAAAGGAG GATTTCCAAAAAGCATCGGCTCAATGATTCTTGCAGTGATCATG ATACCAAAATCTATACTGGGTGTGATTTTGGTTGAGAAAATGGGACGAAGGCCGCTACTACTG GCATCTACTACTGGAATGTGCCTTTTCAGCTTGTTCCTTGCATTTTCCTTCAGCTTTCGG TCATATGGCATGCTAGATGAGCTCACTCCAATCTTTACATGTATCGGTGTTGTG GGTTTCCTCTCTTCATTTGCCATAGGCATGGGAGGCTTGCCATGGATCATCATGTCTGAG ATTTTCCCAATGAATGTGAAAGTTTCAGCTGGGACTCTTGTTACCTTAGCCAACTGGTCCTTTAGTTGGATTGTAGCTTTCGCTTACAACTTCATGATAGAGTGGAACGCATCAG GAACGTTCTTGATCTTCTTTAGTATATGTGCTGCGGGTATAGCTTTTATTTATGCGATGGTACCCGAAACAAAAGGAAGAACACTTGAAGATATACAAGCTTCTCTTACAGATTTTGTACAATGA
- the LOC106295458 gene encoding sugar transporter ERD6-like 2 isoform X2 — protein MTLGGMITAALSGKIAALIGRRQTMWISDVCCLFGWLAVAFAHDIMLLNIGRLFLGFGVGLISYVVPVYIAEITPKTFRGGFSFTNQLLQCLGISLMFFTGNFFRWRTLALLSAVPCAVQLIGLFFIPESPRWLAMYGRDQELEVTLKKLRGENFDVLEEAAEIRETVEISRRESQSGIKDLFHMRNAQPLIIGLGLMLMQQFSGSAAISAYAASIFDKAGFPINIGTTILAAVLVPQSIVVILTVDRWGRRPLLLLSSTGVCICSFLIGLSYYLQKPGEVQTICSVLLIVGIIGHVSFFCIGLGGLPWVIMSEIFPVNVKITAGSLVTVSSWFFSWIIIYSFNFMMQWSASGTYFTFSGVSLVTIVFIWILVPETKGRTLEEIQASLVRFS, from the exons ATGACATTGGGAGGAATGATTACGGCCGCGCTTAGCGGAAAAATCGCTGCGCTCATTGGTCGTCGACAA ACAATGTGGATCTCAGATGTTTGCTGCCTCTTTGGCTGGCTCGCTGTAGCGTTTGCACAT GATATTATGCTGCTAAATATTGGACGACTCTTCTTGGGTTTCGGAGTTGGTCTCATTAGTTATGTG GTTCCTGTGTATATAGCAGAGATTACACCCAAAACATTTCGTGGAGGATTCAGTTTTACTAATCAG CTTCTACAATGTCTTGGAATTTCGCTGATGTTCTTCACCGGGAACTTTTTCCGTTGGCGAACATTAGCTCTTTTAA GTGCAGTTCCATGCGCTGTGCAGCTGATAGGTTTATTTTTCATCCCTGAATCTCCTAGATGGCTG GCTATGTATGGTCGAGATCAAGAGCTTGAAGTTACCTTGAAGAAATTGAGGGGAGAAAATTTTGATGTTCTCGAAGAAGCAGCAGAAATCAGAGAAACAGTGGAAATCTCCAGAAGAGAATCTCAAAGTGGAATAAAAGATTTGTTTCACATGAGAAACGCACAACCGTTGATA ATAGGATTGGGACTGATGCTTATGCAACAATTTAGCGGGAGTGCGGCGATAAGTGCTTACGCTGCTAGTATTTTCGACAAAGCTG GTTTCCCAATCAACATTGGAACAACAATCCTCGCAGCTGTTCTG GTACCACAGTCTATAGTTGTCATATTGACAGTTGATCGCTGGGGACGCCGACCACTTCTTTTG TTGTCTTCTACTGGAGTGTGCATATGTTCATTTTTAATCGGCCTATCTTACTATCTTCAG AAGCCTGGTGAAGTTCAGACGATTTGTTCCGTTTTGCTAATCGTCGGTATAATA GGTCATGTCTCATTCTTTTGCATTGGTCTAGGTGGATTACCATGGGTAATAATGTCAGAG ATATTCCCGGTTAATGTGAAAATTACAGCCGGTAGCCTTGTTACGGTGTCAAGCTGGTTTTTCAGTTGGATCATCATTTATAGTTTCAATTTCATGATGCAATGGAGCGCTTCAG GAACATATTTTACATTTTCTGGAGTTTCCTTGGTGACGATTGTATTCATATGGATTTTGGTGCCTGAGACAAAAGGTCGAACACTGGAAGAGATTCAAGCATCACTAGTCCGATTTTCATAA
- the LOC106295458 gene encoding sugar transporter ERD6-like 2 isoform X1, whose translation MESASLLDKQEEARTTPSFTHGVLLSTSVAVAGSFCYGCAMSYTSPAQSKIMEELGLSVADYSFFTSLMTLGGMITAALSGKIAALIGRRQTMWISDVCCLFGWLAVAFAHDIMLLNIGRLFLGFGVGLISYVVPVYIAEITPKTFRGGFSFTNQLLQCLGISLMFFTGNFFRWRTLALLSAVPCAVQLIGLFFIPESPRWLAMYGRDQELEVTLKKLRGENFDVLEEAAEIRETVEISRRESQSGIKDLFHMRNAQPLIIGLGLMLMQQFSGSAAISAYAASIFDKAGFPINIGTTILAAVLVPQSIVVILTVDRWGRRPLLLLSSTGVCICSFLIGLSYYLQKPGEVQTICSVLLIVGIIGHVSFFCIGLGGLPWVIMSEIFPVNVKITAGSLVTVSSWFFSWIIIYSFNFMMQWSASGTYFTFSGVSLVTIVFIWILVPETKGRTLEEIQASLVRFS comes from the exons ATGGAATCTGCAAGTCTGCTGGATAAGCAAGAAGAAGCAAGAACTACTCCTTCCTTCACTCATGGTGTTCTTCTCAGTACCTCCGTTGCTGTCGCTGGATCCTTCTGTTATGGCTGCGCC ATGTCGTATACATCGCCTGCTCAATCCAAAATCATGGAAGAACTGGGACTTTCTGTGGCTGAT TATTCGTTTTTCACTTCGCTAATGACATTGGGAGGAATGATTACGGCCGCGCTTAGCGGAAAAATCGCTGCGCTCATTGGTCGTCGACAA ACAATGTGGATCTCAGATGTTTGCTGCCTCTTTGGCTGGCTCGCTGTAGCGTTTGCACAT GATATTATGCTGCTAAATATTGGACGACTCTTCTTGGGTTTCGGAGTTGGTCTCATTAGTTATGTG GTTCCTGTGTATATAGCAGAGATTACACCCAAAACATTTCGTGGAGGATTCAGTTTTACTAATCAG CTTCTACAATGTCTTGGAATTTCGCTGATGTTCTTCACCGGGAACTTTTTCCGTTGGCGAACATTAGCTCTTTTAA GTGCAGTTCCATGCGCTGTGCAGCTGATAGGTTTATTTTTCATCCCTGAATCTCCTAGATGGCTG GCTATGTATGGTCGAGATCAAGAGCTTGAAGTTACCTTGAAGAAATTGAGGGGAGAAAATTTTGATGTTCTCGAAGAAGCAGCAGAAATCAGAGAAACAGTGGAAATCTCCAGAAGAGAATCTCAAAGTGGAATAAAAGATTTGTTTCACATGAGAAACGCACAACCGTTGATA ATAGGATTGGGACTGATGCTTATGCAACAATTTAGCGGGAGTGCGGCGATAAGTGCTTACGCTGCTAGTATTTTCGACAAAGCTG GTTTCCCAATCAACATTGGAACAACAATCCTCGCAGCTGTTCTG GTACCACAGTCTATAGTTGTCATATTGACAGTTGATCGCTGGGGACGCCGACCACTTCTTTTG TTGTCTTCTACTGGAGTGTGCATATGTTCATTTTTAATCGGCCTATCTTACTATCTTCAG AAGCCTGGTGAAGTTCAGACGATTTGTTCCGTTTTGCTAATCGTCGGTATAATA GGTCATGTCTCATTCTTTTGCATTGGTCTAGGTGGATTACCATGGGTAATAATGTCAGAG ATATTCCCGGTTAATGTGAAAATTACAGCCGGTAGCCTTGTTACGGTGTCAAGCTGGTTTTTCAGTTGGATCATCATTTATAGTTTCAATTTCATGATGCAATGGAGCGCTTCAG GAACATATTTTACATTTTCTGGAGTTTCCTTGGTGACGATTGTATTCATATGGATTTTGGTGCCTGAGACAAAAGGTCGAACACTGGAAGAGATTCAAGCATCACTAGTCCGATTTTCATAA